Proteins encoded in a region of the Elaeis guineensis isolate ETL-2024a chromosome 7, EG11, whole genome shotgun sequence genome:
- the LOC105048191 gene encoding protein VERNALIZATION 3, producing MSRERDPLVVGRVVGDVLDPFNRTTTLRVSYGSREVTNGREFKPSQVVIQPRVDVGGNDLRTSYTLVMVDPDAPNPSDPSLREYLHWLVTDIPGTTGATFGQEVLCYESPRPTMGIHRFVFVLFQQLGRQTVYPPGWRQNFNTRDFAELYNLGSPVAAVYFNCQRESGSGGRRISA from the exons ATGAGCAGAGAAAGGGATCCTTTGGTTGTCGGTAGAGTGGTTGGGGATGTGTTGGACCCCTTCAATAGAACCACCACTCTTAGAGTGTCTTATGGCTCTAGGGAAGTGACCAACGGGCGCGAGTTCAAGCCCTCCCAAGTGGTCATCCAACCAAGGGTCGACGTTGGTGGGAATGACCTCAGAACCTCTTACACACTC GTGATGGTAGACCCAGATGCTCCAAATCCAAGTGATCCAAGCCTTAGGGAATATCTCCACTG GCTGGTCACAGATATCCCGGGAACCACAGGAGCAACCTTTG GGCAGGAGGTGTTGTGCTACGAGAGCCCGAGGCCAACGATGGGAATCCACCGCTTCGTGTTCGTACTCTTTCAGCAGCTCGGGCGGCAGACCGTCTATCCTCCGGGCTGGCGCCAGAACTTCAACACCAGGGACTTTGCAGAGCTCTACAACCTCGGATCCCCAGTTGCTGCCGTCTACTTCAACTGCCAGCGAGAGTCCGGTTCTGGTGGGAGAAGGATCTCAGCTTAA